Proteins from a genomic interval of Pristis pectinata isolate sPriPec2 chromosome 21, sPriPec2.1.pri, whole genome shotgun sequence:
- the LOC127581151 gene encoding protein EVI2B-like — MEAIQLTILALLVNGLKGSNTTDHESAAGLSPTIVTASSSLQDSSTPISPTFWTTTSMSNTSRLPNELSNSTSDLMNTSSTTSQMIVSSEPSISSSAPQSTSTIKFATTPPVMSKSTTRKQTTNNHDSSLNASMIIACIIGALLLLLVVSIIAILLVKRFLGPNTVQDVSWAGTCPGPTGEDPEQIVEGCDLSPAPAKRPSLTTFLSRKSKRDSLLDQYNMEVQEAEGINNLASTETEEKTLSEVKNDNETEKEPLTLTKTPSQEFPPLLEEQAPPNEGDQQAQPPAMDTETSRLTQGVPDAVSTTDDFPPPPMDILDLVNDSDLPPPL, encoded by the coding sequence ATGGAAGCAATCCAGTTGACTATACTGGCACTACTGGTAAATGGCCTGAAGGGTTCAAACACCACGGACCACGAGTCAGCAGCAGGATTAAGTCCAACAATTGTGACTGCATCATCATCGCTTCAAGACTCAAGTACCCCAATATCTCCAACTTTTTGGACAACCACAAGTATGTCAAACACAAGCAGACTGCCAAATGAACTTTCCAACTCCACTTCTGATTTGATGAATACATCTTCCACAACTTCACAAATGATAGTTTCATCGGAGCCATCTATTTCAAGCTCAGCCCCTCAGTCAACTTCAACTATTAAGTTTGCGACAACTCCACCAGTGATGAGTAAGTCAACCACGAGGAAACAAACCACCAATAACCACGATAGCAGCTTGAATGCAAGCATGATCATTGCTTGCATCATCGGTGCACTATTGCTGCTTCTGGTGGTCAGCATAATTGCTATTCTCTTGGTGAAGAGATTCTTAGGACCAAATACAGTGCAGGACGTCTCATGGGCAGGGACTTGCCCAGGTCCAACTGGTGAAGATCCTGAGCAGATAGTTGAAGGCTGTGATCTTAGTCCTGCTCCAGCGAAACGTCCCTCACTCACCACTTTTCTATCCAGAAAGTCAAAACGTGATTCCTTACTGGATCAATATAACATGGAGgtgcaggaggctgaagggatCAACAATTTAGCTTCAACTGAGACAGAAGAAAAGACACTGTCTGAAGTCAAAAATGataatgaaacagaaaaagaacCACTAACTTTAACTAAAACACCAAGTCAAGAATTCCCACCACTGCTTGAGGAACAGGCTCCTCCGAATGAAGGTGACCAACAAGCTCAACCACCTGCAATGGATACAGAGACTTCAAGGTTAACGCAAGGGGTCCCTGATGCAGTTTCAACCACTGATgattttcctcctccaccaatGGATATTCTGGATCTTGTGAATGATTCTGATTTGCCTCCACCTCTCTGA